The Azospirillum lipoferum 4B genomic sequence ACCCGTCGGTGGACAGCCGCGGGCGGATGGGGAAGGTCACCGCTTCGCCGGTTTCGGCATGGGTCAGCGTCACCTCATCGCGATAGAAGGTGCGTAGCGCCAGCCAGGGCAAATCCGCCAGTTCCGACGCATGCGCCGGGACCGGGCGCCCATCGAGCAGGGCAGGGGAGGCGACGGCGATCCGCGGCACCTCCGCCAGCCGCAGGGCGATCACAGACGGATCGCCGATCTCGCCGACGCGGATGGCGCAGTCGATACCCTCGCCGATGAAATCGGGCATGCGGTCGTGCAGCAGCCACTCCACGGTCATCCGCGGGTAGCGTTGCAGATAGTCGGCCACCGGCCCGATCAGCTGCTGCTGTCCGAACGCATGCGGCGCCACCACCCGCAGATGGCCGGAGGGCAGGTCGTCCGCCCCGCGCACGTCGCTTTCCAGCATCTGCCAGCCGGCGAGCAGGTCCTTGGCCCGCTCGTAGCAGCGCGACCCGTCGTCGGTCAGCGCCATCCGGTGGGTGGAGCGCTGCAGCAGCCGGACGCCCAGCATCCGTTCCAGCTGTTGCAGGCGGCGGCTGACCGTCGGCTGGGTGCTGCCGAGCTGTGCCGCCGCGGCCGACAGGCTGCCGGCCTCCACGATACGGACGAAGGTTTCCAACAGGGCGATGCGGTCGCTGCCGGCCAATGGAAGGTCTGCGCTCATACGCACTACGTATAGCAAATCTACACCTGATCCGGCTACCGTCCCAAGAACCCCGCGGTCATAGTCCCTCACGTTCAGTTTCTTGAGAGGGTCTCACGATGACGACCATTCAAACCGCGCATAGCGCCGCAGCCGCGATGCCGGCGTCCTCCGATGCCGGGCTGAGCCGGCCGCTGGTTTTCCTGCTGGCCGCCGGTGCCGGTCTTGCGGCGGCATCGCTCTATTACAGCCAGCCCATGCTTGGCATCCTCGGTCCAGACATCCAGGCCGACGGCCGGTCGGTCGGCTGGGTGCCGACGCTGACCCAGCTCGGCTATGCCGCCGGAATCCTGTTGCTGGCGCCGCTGGGCGACCGTTTCGACCGGCGCCGGATCATCCTGGCCAAGGCGGCGGTGCTGGTCGCCGCACTGCTGGCGGCGGGATTCGCGCCGTCCATCGCCGGGCTTCTGGCGGCGAGCCTGGTCCTCGGCCTGTCGGCGACGCTGGCGCAGGACATCGTGCCAGCCGCCGCGACCCTGGCTCCGGCGGAGCATCGCGGCCGGGTGGTCGGCACGGTGATGACCGGTCTTCTGTTGGGCATCCTGCTGTCGCGGGTGGTCAGCGGCCTCATCGCCGAGCATTTCGGCTGGCGCGCCGTGTTCGTGGCGGCGGCGGGCAGCATCGCGCTGCTGGGCGTGGCGCTGTGGCGCGGCCTGCCGCGCTTCGCACCGACTACCAGCCTCGGCTATGGGGAACTGTTGGCATCGCTGACCGTGCTGTGGGGGCGTCATCCGGCGTTGCGCCGGGCCGCGATGGCGCAGGGGCTGCTGTCGCTGGGCTTCAGCGCCTTCTGGTCGACGCTGGCGGTCATGCTGCATGGCGCGCCGTTCCATCTGGGCGCCGCCGCCGCGGGTGCCTTCGGTCTGGCCGGTGCCGCCGGGGCGCTGGTGGCGCCGGTCGCCGGACGGATCGCCGACAGCCGCGGGCCGGAACTGATGACCCGGCTGGGCGCCGGTCTCGCCGCGCTGTCCTTCGCCGCCATGTTCCTGTCGCCGCTGGTGCCGGAGGGTGGCCGCCTGTGGCTGCTGGTGGCCAGCGCCGTCGGCTTCGACCTTGGCGTCCAGGCGTCGCTGATCGCCCATCAGACCATCGTCTACGGCATCGACCCGGCCGCCCGCAGCCGGCTGAACGCGGTGCTGATGGTGGGCATGTTCATCGGCATGGCGGCCGGCGCCACGCTGGGCAGTCAGGCTCTGGCGGTCTGGGGCTGGAACGGGGTCATCGCGGTGGCGACCATTGCATCCATCGGCGCGCTGATCCTGCGGCTCTTCACCCGGCCGGAGCGGTAAACCGGCCTCCGTCACCAAGGTTCAGGCGTGACGGTTCTCAAGCCCTGGGATTATGCGCCGTCGCATGATCCCAGGGCATCATCGAGTCCGACGTCCTCGGCCCGGCGGTCGCGGGTCTGCTCGGCCCTGACAACCGTTGAGTCACCGCCCAACGCATCGAGGTCTCAGGCGGCCAGAATCTCTGAACCGGATGAGGCGGTCTAAAATTTCCATAATTCTACTTATGTGTCGTTACTTCCCCCCCCCCCCGGTTGAAAAACGGACCTACCCTAAGACCCGCCGGTCAGGCGTGCCCGCAACTCGCGCTTGACCACTTTGCCATAGTTGTTCTTCGGCAGCCCTTCGACGAACAGGCAGCGCTTGGGCCGCTTGAAGCGGGCGATGCTGGCGTTGCAATGGGCGTCGAGGCTGTCGGGGGATATCTCGCGGCCGGGTTCGGCGACGATGAAGGCGACGACGATCTCGCTTCATTCCGGGTCGGGCTGGCCGGTGACGCAGACCTCGGCGAC encodes the following:
- a CDS encoding LysR family transcriptional regulator — encoded protein: MSADLPLAGSDRIALLETFVRIVEAGSLSAAAAQLGSTQPTVSRRLQQLERMLGVRLLQRSTHRMALTDDGSRCYERAKDLLAGWQMLESDVRGADDLPSGHLRVVAPHAFGQQQLIGPVADYLQRYPRMTVEWLLHDRMPDFIGEGIDCAIRVGEIGDPSVIALRLAEVPRIAVASPALLDGRPVPAHASELADLPWLALRTFYRDEVTLTHAETGEAVTFPIRPRLSTDGLQAIRNAALHGLGAAIASEWALVDDLATGRLVHLAPDWQAAPLPVHLVYPPARHQPARLRRFIDAMRVAVPIAFRTIRAP
- a CDS encoding MFS transporter is translated as MTTIQTAHSAAAAMPASSDAGLSRPLVFLLAAGAGLAAASLYYSQPMLGILGPDIQADGRSVGWVPTLTQLGYAAGILLLAPLGDRFDRRRIILAKAAVLVAALLAAGFAPSIAGLLAASLVLGLSATLAQDIVPAAATLAPAEHRGRVVGTVMTGLLLGILLSRVVSGLIAEHFGWRAVFVAAAGSIALLGVALWRGLPRFAPTTSLGYGELLASLTVLWGRHPALRRAAMAQGLLSLGFSAFWSTLAVMLHGAPFHLGAAAAGAFGLAGAAGALVAPVAGRIADSRGPELMTRLGAGLAALSFAAMFLSPLVPEGGRLWLLVASAVGFDLGVQASLIAHQTIVYGIDPAARSRLNAVLMVGMFIGMAAGATLGSQALAVWGWNGVIAVATIASIGALILRLFTRPER